Proteins encoded by one window of Arabidopsis thaliana chromosome 2, partial sequence:
- a CDS encoding Acyl-CoA N-acyltransferase with RING/FYVE/PHD-type zinc finger domain-containing protein (Acyl-CoA N-acyltransferase with RING/FYVE/PHD-type zinc finger domain; FUNCTIONS IN: zinc ion binding; INVOLVED IN: biological_process unknown; LOCATED IN: cellular_component unknown; EXPRESSED IN: 22 plant structures; EXPRESSED DURING: 13 growth stages; CONTAINS InterPro DOMAIN/s: Zinc finger, PHD-type, conserved site (InterPro:IPR019786), Zinc finger, PHD-type (InterPro:IPR001965), Zinc finger, FYVE/PHD-type (InterPro:IPR011011), Acyl-CoA N-acyltransferase (InterPro:IPR016181), Zinc finger, PHD-finger (InterPro:IPR019787); BEST Arabidopsis thaliana protein match is: Acyl-CoA N-acyltransferase with RING/FYVE/PHD-type zinc finger domain (TAIR:AT2G36720.1); Has 477 Blast hits to 420 proteins in 59 species: Archae - 0; Bacteria - 2; Metazoa - 73; Fungi - 2; Plants - 374; Viruses - 0; Other Eukaryotes - 26 (source: NCBI BLink).) has protein sequence MAKGTATGEFVAVSQVRTGCKRELQFVLKSQSEICGGESLGRTRGSRNLNGESRSVEVKKSIRASGLKSGIKKMRFSKDEEVGEVVMSDTVGVGLEEEEVKSDVIDVDSALVESMSEDKGLEEKNDVEIENGDDNVVMNEDHLLEQTEKVSEKVIEAEKVCSIGGDSVIDREIVVACPAGLSVMEKMASRSCKVKLERGLVYAKPCKRLTRSMLKVEGIKSEVNADDDHVNPEKDAIGSEDNCVDVSGSVAYVVEEELLEQNNVEICLGLPSRSSQMNGHSLCLGLPSRSFQMSGHSQGVDKKAVNDTVDKPLRRFTRSLVKQESDSDNPNLGNTTEPADLVDVDMHANDVEMDGFQSPSVTTPNKRGRPKKFLRNFPAKLKDIFDCGILEGLIVYYVRGAKVREAGTRGLKGVIKGSGVLCFCSACIGIQVVSPAMFELHASSNNKRPPEYILLESGFTLRDVMNACKENPLATLEEKLRVVVGPILKKSSLCLSCQGPMIEPCDTKSLVVCKSCLESKEPEFHNSPSKANDALNGSSRPSVDPKSILRRSKSSPRQSNRREQPTRKSTEPGVVPGTILSESKNSSIKSNSHGKLTRKDLRLHKLVFEDDILPDGTEVGYFVAGEKMLVGYKKGFGIHCSCCNKVVSPSTFEAHAGCASRRKPFQHIYTTNGVSLHELSVALSMDQRFSIHENDDLCSICRDGGELVCCDTCPRSYHKVCASLPSLPSERWSCKYCVNMVEREKFVDSNLNAIAAGRVQGVDAIAEITNRCIRIVSSFVTELPSVCVLCRGHSFCRLGFNARTVIICDQCEKEFHVGCLKERDIADLKELPEEKWFCSLGCEEINTTLGNLIVRGEEKLSNNILNFLRKKEQPNEENCPDYKTTPDIRWRVLSGKLTSSDDTKILLAKALSILHERFDPISESGTKGDLIPAMVYGRQTKAQDFSGMYCTMLAVDEVIVSVGIFRVFGSELAELPLVATSKDCQGQGYFQCLFACIERLLGFLNVKHIVLPAADEAKSIWTDKFGFTKMTDEEVKEYRKDYSVMIFHGTSMLRKSVPAPSAVSKTEASKEE, from the exons ATGGCGAAAGGTACGGCTACTGGAGAATTTGTGGCTGTTTCACAGGTTCGTACTGGGTGTAAAAGAGAAttgcaatttgttttgaaatctcAGTCTGAGATCTGTGGTGGTGAGTCTTTAGGTCGGACTAGGGGAAGTAGAAACTTGAATGGTGAGTCTAGAAGTGTGGAGGTTAAGAAATCGATTCGCGCGTCTGGTTTAAAGAGTGGGATTAAGAAGATGCGTTTTAGTAAAGATGAGGAAGTTGGTGAAGTTGTAATGTCTGATACTGTTGGTGTTggtttggaggaagaagaagttaagaGTGATGTTATTGATGTTGACTCTGCTTTGGTTGAATCTATGAGTGAAGATAAAGGActagaagagaagaatgatGTTGAGATTGAGAATGGGGATGATAATGTGGTGATGAATGAGGATCACTTACTTGAGCAAACTGAGAAGGTTTCAGAGAAGGTTATAGAGGCTGAGAAGGTATGTTCGATTGGAGGAGACAGTGTTATTGATAGAGAAATAGTTGTGGCATGTCCTGCAGGTCTTAGTGTGATGGAAAAAATGGCTTCTAGATCTTGTAAGGTTAAGTTGGAAAGAGGTTTGGTCTATGCGAAACCCTGTAAAAGGTTGACACGGTCGATGCTGAAGGTTGAGGGTATCAAGTCTGAGGTTAatgctgatgatgatcatgTAAATCCAGAAAAGGATGCTATAGGTAGTGAAGATAATTGTGTTGATGTTTCTGGTTCAGTGGCATAtgtggtggaggaggagctTCTTGAGCAAAATAATGTGGAGATATGCCTTGGGCTTCCAAGTAGATCATCCCAGATGAATGGTCATTCTCTATGCCTCGGGCTTCCAAGTAGATCATTCCAGATGAGTGGTCATTCTCAAGGTGTTGATAAGAAGGCAGTGAATGATACAGTAGATAAGCCATTGAGGAGGTTTACTAGGTCATTGGTCAAACAAGAAAGTGATTCAGACAATCCTAATTTGGGAAATACTACCGAACCAGCAGACTTGGTCGATGTAGATATGCATGCCAATGATGTTGAAATGGATGGTTTTCAAAGTCCTTCAGTTACTACTCCCAACAAGCGTGGCAGACCCAAGAAATTTCTAAGGAATTTCCCAGCAAAGCTGAAAGATATTTTTGATTGTGGAATACTTGAGGGACTAATTGTGTACTATGTTCGAGGAGCAAAG GTGAGAGAGGCGGGGACTAGAGGGCTTAAAGGAGTGATAAAAGGATCAGGCGTTTTGTGCTTTTGTAGTGCCTGCATAGGAATACAG GTGGTGAGCCCTGCCATGTTCGAGTTGCATGCTTCTAGCAATAACAAACGCCCACCTGAATATATCTTACTGGAGTCTGGATTCACACTTCGTGATGTCATGAATGCATGCAAGGAAAATCCTTTGGCTACACTAGAAGAGAAACTTCGTGTGGTAGTTGGACcaattttaaagaaatctaGCCTGTGTTTGAGTTGCCAAG GTCCAATGATTGAGCCTTGTGATACAAAATCATTAGTTGTGTGCAAATCGTGTTTGGAGAGTAAGGAGCCAGAATTCCATAACAGTCCGTCTAAAGCAAATGATGCTCTTAACGG TTCGTCTAGGCCAAGTGTGGATCCAAAATCTATCCTTAGAAGGTCAAAATCCAGTCCTCGCCAAAGTAACAGGCGAGAACAACCAACCAGAAA GTCAACTGAGCCAGGTGTGGTTCCAGGAACTATTCTGAGCGAGTCAAAAAACAGCTCAATCAAAAGCAACAGCCATGGGAAACTAACCAGAAA GGATTTGCGGCTGCACAAACTTGTTTTTGAGGATGATATACTGCCAGATGGGACTGAAGTAGGTTATTTCGTTGCTGGAGAG AAAATGCTTGTCGGCTATAAGAAGGGATTTGGGATACATTGTTCTTGTTGCAACAAAGTG GTCAGTCCTTCAACGTTTGAGGCCCACGCTGGATGTGCAAGTCGCCGGAAGCC GTTTCAGCACATTTATACAACCAATGGGGTTTCTCTTCATGAACTATCAGTAGCACTATCAATGGACCAGAGGTTTTCCATCCATGAAAATGATGACCTTTGCAGTATATGTAGGGATGGGGGTGAGCTCGTGTGTTGTGATACCTGTCCAAGATCATATCATAAAG TATGTGCTTCTCTACCAAGCCTTCCGAGTGAGAGGTGGTCCTGCAAATATTGTGTGAATAtggttgagagagagaagttcGTGGATAGCAATCTCAACGCCATTGCAGCTGGGAGAGTTCAGGGAGTTGATGCAATTGCTGAGATAACCAATAGATGCATTCGAATTGTCAGCTCTTTTGTGACCGAGCTCCCAAGTGTATGCGTGTTATGCAG AGGTCATAGTTTTTGCAGGTTGGGCTTTAATGCTCGCACTGTGATTATCTGTGATCAG TGTGAAAAGGAATTCCATGTTGGCTGTTTGAAAGAACGTGACATTGCTGATCTCAAG GAGCTACCTGAAGAAAAATGGTTCTGTTCCCTCGGGTGCGAAGAGATCAACACTACATTGGGCAATCTGATAGTTCGCGGAGAAGAGAAGCTAAGTAACAATATTCTGAATTTTTTAAGGAAGAAGGAACAACCTAATGAAGAAAACTGTCCAGATTATAAAACCACTCCTGACATAAGATGGAGGGTCCTTAGTGGGAAGTTGACCTCTTCAGATGATACCAAAATATTGCTTGCAAAGGCACTTTCCATTCTTCAT GAACGGTTTGATCCTATCAGTGAATCTGGGACCAAGGGAGATTTGATACCAGCCATGGTGTATGG AAGGCAAACAAAGGCCCAAGATTTTAGTGGCATGTACTGCACTATGTTGGCTGTGGA CGAAGTGATTGTTTCAGTGGGAatctttagggtttttgggtCAGAACTTGCAGAACTCCCTCTGGTTGCTACCAGCAAAGATTGTCAAGGGCAG GGTTACTTCCAATGCCTGTTTGCTTGCATCGAGAGGCTACTTGGGTTCCTAAACGTGAAACATATCGTGCTACCAGCAGCAGATGAAGCCAAATCCATATGGACTGACAAATTTGGTTTCACCAAGATGACCGACGAAGAG GTGAAAGAATACAGAAAAGACTACTCGGTGATGATCTTTCATGGAACATCTATGTTGAGAAAGAGTGTACCAGCACCGAGTGCCGTGAGTAAAACTGAGGCCAGTAAGGAGGAGTAA
- the BLH8 gene encoding BEL1-like homeodomain 8 (BEL1-like homeodomain 8 (BLH8); CONTAINS InterPro DOMAIN/s: Homeobox (InterPro:IPR001356), Homeodomain-like (InterPro:IPR009057), POX (InterPro:IPR006563), Homeodomain-related (InterPro:IPR012287); BEST Arabidopsis thaliana protein match is: POX (plant homeobox) family protein (TAIR:AT5G02030.1); Has 5076 Blast hits to 5073 proteins in 336 species: Archae - 0; Bacteria - 0; Metazoa - 2093; Fungi - 319; Plants - 2481; Viruses - 0; Other Eukaryotes - 183 (source: NCBI BLink).), which yields MDMIKPDFQQIRRDKFRVEQMNDFPNTWTQQQHQNIRIPNNLDLIGILQNQISVPVQTDLYQDSAATFMNMPQSIHRDPQGPSNWRISDLSQPSTVNHGYDQAGIRPNNVADLLSDHFSSRNQILDRPLYVGRDSIPQSSMIRRSEVSCLDDNQKGCVTVACSGTGNEILRSSYDQGSSSGSYRGEFSFLPSLENQSVAHNASNWNHGPVNVTATSHTNSKKGFPLSLLSDIPPSRDVGNAAVLSTMNIHGPLGPFTGYASILKSSRFLEPAQKMLEEFCISYASKIISRSESTSMEDDDDDDDNLSGFSSSSEPLEPKNRLKKAKLLFLQEEVCKWYKLYNHQLQTVMSSFNTVAGLNTATPYISLALKRTSRSFKALRTAIAEHVKQISSHSSNGNNNNRFQKRQRSLIGNNVGFESQQQHIWRPQRGLPERAVAVLRAWLFDHFLHPYPTDSDKQMLATQTGLSRNQVSNWFINARVRLWKPMVEEIHTLETKAIKNADTSHNIEPSNRPNTVSSPSHEQTLTGLSGTKRSRLEYMDMVGFNRGNVSLTLELRRGVDNVIQTQTQDHQFGTGSQMFHDFVG from the exons ATGGATATGATAAAACCAGATTTTCAACAAATCCGAAGAGATAAGTTTAGAGTTGAGCAAATGAATGATTTTCCCAACACTTGGACTCAGCAGCAGCATCAGAACATCAGAATTCCCAACAACCTTGATTTGATTGGTATCTTACAGAACCAGATTTCCGTACCGGTTCAAACCGATTTGTATCAAGATTCTGCCGCAACCTTTATGAACATGCCTCAGTCGATACATAGAGACCCACAAGGCCCTAGTAATTGGAGAATCAGTGATTTGTCACAACCTAGTACCGTGAATCACGGATATGATCAGGCTGGTATTAGGCCAAACAACGTTGCAGATTTGTTGTCCGATCATTTCAGTTCTCGAAACCAAATATTGGACCGTCCTCTTTATGTCGGCCGGGACTCTATTCCTCAGTCTAGCATGATTAGGAGAAGTGAAGTTTCTTGTCTAGACGATAATCAAAAGGGTTGTGTAACGGTGGCTTGTTCGGGTACTGGTAATGAGATTTTAAGGAGCAGTTATGATCAAGGTTCTTCTTCTGGAAGTTACCGAGGAGAATTTTCGTTTCTCCCAAGTTTGGAGAATCAATCAGTTGCGCACAATGCAAGCAACTGGAACCACGGACCAGTGAATGTTACTGCCACTTCTCATACTAATAGTAAGAAAGGCTTTCCACTCTCACTTTTGTCTGATATCCCTCCATCTAGAGACGTTGGAAATGCAGCTGTTTTGTCAACAATGAATATTCACGGCCCACTCGGGCCTTTCACGGGATATGCATCGATACTGAAGAGTTCGAGGTTCTTGGAGCCGGCTCAGAAAATGTTAGAAGAGTTTTGTATCTCTTATGCTTCAAAGATTATTAGTAGAAGTGAATCTACTTCCatggaggatgatgatgatgatgatgataacttGTCAGGGTTTAGTAGTTCTTCTGAGCCATTAGAACCCAAGAATAGactaaagaaagcaaaacttCTCTTTCTGCAAGAAGAG GTTTGCAAGTGGTACAAACTATATAATCATCAGTTGCAAACAGTTATGTCTTCCTTCAATACAGTGGCTGGTCTAAACACCGCAACACCGTATATCTCGTTGGCTCTCAAACGGACTTCACGAAGTTTCAAGGCCCTTAGAACCGCAATAGCTGAACATGTGAAGCAAATCTCAAGTCACTCATCAAAcggtaacaacaacaaccgaTTCCAAAAGAGGCAAAGATCTTTGATTGGTAACAATGTCGGGTTTGaatctcaacaacaacatatcTGGAGGCCTCAAAGGGGATTGCCCGAACGTGCAGTGGCTGTTCTTAGAGCATGGCTCTTTGACCATTTTCTTCATCC GTACCCCACTGATTCTGATAAGCAGATGCTAGCCACTCAAACTGGTCTCTCTCGTAACCAG gtatCAAATTGGTTCATAAACGCCCGTGTGCGATTATGGAAACCTATGGTGGAAGAAATACACACACTTGAGACCAAAGCAATTAAAAATGCAGATACTAGTCACAACATTGAGCCATCAAATAGACCGAATACTGTTAGCAGTCCGAGCCATGAACAAACGCTAACGGGCCTCTCCGGGACAAAACGGTCGAGGTTAGAGTACATGGACATGGTGGGGTTCAATAGAGGGAACGTGTCACTCACGTTAGAGCTTAGGCGTGGTGTGGACAATGTTATCCAAACGCAGACTCAGGATCATCAGTTTGGAACTGGAAGCCAAATGTTTCATGACTTTGTGGGTTGA
- the BLH8 gene encoding BEL1-like homeodomain 8, whose product MDMIKPDFQQIRRDKFRVEQMNDFPNTWTQQQHQNIRIPNNLDLIGILQNQISVPVQTDLYQDSAATFMNMPQSIHRDPQGPSNWRISDLSQPSTVNHGYDQAGIRPNNVADLLSDHFSSRNQILDRPLYVGRDSIPQSSMIRRSEVSCLDDNQKGCVTVACSGTGNEILRSSYDQGSSSGSYRGEFSFLPSLENQSVAHNASNWNHGPVNVTATSHTNSKKGFPLSLLSDIPPSRDVGNAAVLSTMNIHGPLGPFTGYASILKSSRFLEPAQKMLEEFCISYASKIISRSESTSMEDDDDDDDNLSGFSSSSEPLEPKNRLKKAKLLFLQEEVCKWYKLYNHQLQTVMSSFNTVAGLNTATPYISLALKRTSRSFKALRTAIAEHVKQISSHSSNGNNNNRFQKRQRSLIGNNVGFESQQQHIWRPQRGLPERAVAVLRAWLFDHFLHP is encoded by the exons ATGGATATGATAAAACCAGATTTTCAACAAATCCGAAGAGATAAGTTTAGAGTTGAGCAAATGAATGATTTTCCCAACACTTGGACTCAGCAGCAGCATCAGAACATCAGAATTCCCAACAACCTTGATTTGATTGGTATCTTACAGAACCAGATTTCCGTACCGGTTCAAACCGATTTGTATCAAGATTCTGCCGCAACCTTTATGAACATGCCTCAGTCGATACATAGAGACCCACAAGGCCCTAGTAATTGGAGAATCAGTGATTTGTCACAACCTAGTACCGTGAATCACGGATATGATCAGGCTGGTATTAGGCCAAACAACGTTGCAGATTTGTTGTCCGATCATTTCAGTTCTCGAAACCAAATATTGGACCGTCCTCTTTATGTCGGCCGGGACTCTATTCCTCAGTCTAGCATGATTAGGAGAAGTGAAGTTTCTTGTCTAGACGATAATCAAAAGGGTTGTGTAACGGTGGCTTGTTCGGGTACTGGTAATGAGATTTTAAGGAGCAGTTATGATCAAGGTTCTTCTTCTGGAAGTTACCGAGGAGAATTTTCGTTTCTCCCAAGTTTGGAGAATCAATCAGTTGCGCACAATGCAAGCAACTGGAACCACGGACCAGTGAATGTTACTGCCACTTCTCATACTAATAGTAAGAAAGGCTTTCCACTCTCACTTTTGTCTGATATCCCTCCATCTAGAGACGTTGGAAATGCAGCTGTTTTGTCAACAATGAATATTCACGGCCCACTCGGGCCTTTCACGGGATATGCATCGATACTGAAGAGTTCGAGGTTCTTGGAGCCGGCTCAGAAAATGTTAGAAGAGTTTTGTATCTCTTATGCTTCAAAGATTATTAGTAGAAGTGAATCTACTTCCatggaggatgatgatgatgatgatgataacttGTCAGGGTTTAGTAGTTCTTCTGAGCCATTAGAACCCAAGAATAGactaaagaaagcaaaacttCTCTTTCTGCAAGAAGAG GTTTGCAAGTGGTACAAACTATATAATCATCAGTTGCAAACAGTTATGTCTTCCTTCAATACAGTGGCTGGTCTAAACACCGCAACACCGTATATCTCGTTGGCTCTCAAACGGACTTCACGAAGTTTCAAGGCCCTTAGAACCGCAATAGCTGAACATGTGAAGCAAATCTCAAGTCACTCATCAAAcggtaacaacaacaaccgaTTCCAAAAGAGGCAAAGATCTTTGATTGGTAACAATGTCGGGTTTGaatctcaacaacaacatatcTGGAGGCCTCAAAGGGGATTGCCCGAACGTGCAGTGGCTGTTCTTAGAGCATGGCTCTTTGACCATTTTCTTCATCCGTAA
- the CPN60A gene encoding chaperonin-60alpha (chaperonin-60alpha (CPN60A); FUNCTIONS IN: ATP binding; INVOLVED IN: protein folding, chloroplast organization, embryo development; LOCATED IN: in 8 components; EXPRESSED IN: 26 plant structures; EXPRESSED DURING: 15 growth stages; CONTAINS InterPro DOMAIN/s: Chaperonin Cpn60/TCP-1 (InterPro:IPR002423), Chaperonin Cpn60, conserved site (InterPro:IPR018370), Chaperonin Cpn60 (InterPro:IPR001844); BEST Arabidopsis thaliana protein match is: TCP-1/cpn60 chaperonin family protein (TAIR:AT5G18820.1); Has 33896 Blast hits to 33887 proteins in 8716 species: Archae - 792; Bacteria - 21835; Metazoa - 1656; Fungi - 1573; Plants - 797; Viruses - 2; Other Eukaryotes - 7241 (source: NCBI BLink).), whose amino-acid sequence MASANALSSASVLCSSRQSKLGGGNQQQGQRVSYNKRTIRRFSVRANVKEIAFDQHSRAALQAGIDKLADCVGLTLGPRGRNVVLDEFGSPKVVNDGVTIARAIELPNAMENAGAALIREVASKTNDSAGDGTTTASILAREIIKHGLLSVTSGANPVSLKRGIDKTVQGLIEELQKKARPVKGRDDIRAVASISAGNDDLIGSMIADAIDKVGPDGVLSIESSSSFETTVEVEEGMEIDRGYISPQFVTNPEKLLAEFENARVLITDQKITAIKDIIPILEKTTQLRAPLLIIAEDVTGEALATLVVNKLRGVLNVVAVKAPGFGERRKAMLQDIAILTGAEYLAMDMSLLVENATIDQLGIARKVTISKDSTTLIADAASKDELQARIAQLKKELFETDSVYDSEKLAERIAKLSGGVAVIKVGAATETELEDRKLRIEDAKNATFAAIEEGIVPGGGAALVHLSTVIPAIKETFEDADERLGADIVQKALLSPAALIAQNAGVEGEVVVEKIMFSDWENGYNAMTDTYENLFEAGVIDPAKVTRCALQNAASVAGMVLTTQAIVVDKPKPKAPAAAAPEGLMV is encoded by the exons ATGGCGTCTGCAAACGCTCTCTCTTCCGCCTCCGTCCTCTGTTCTTCCCGTCAG AGTAAGTTGGGAGGAGGAAATCAGCAGCAAGGTCAGAGAGTTAGCTACAACAAGAGGACAATCAGACGTTTTAGTGTTAGAGCTAATGTAAAGGAAATAGCTTTTGACCAGCACTCTAGAGCTGCTCTACAAGCTGGTATTGATAAGCTTGCTGATTGTGTTGGTCTCACTCTTGGCCCTAGAG GGAGGAATGTTGTGTTGGATGAATTTGGAAGTCCTAAGGTTGTGAATGATGGAGTCACCATTGCTAGAGCTATTGAGTTACCTAATGCCATGGAAAATGCTGGTGCAGCGCTTATTCGTGAG GTTGCGAGTAAGACTAATGACTCTGCTGGTGATGGGACAACCACTGCGTCTATCCTTGCTCGGGAGATAATCAAACATGGATTGTTGAGCGTCACTTCTGGTGCGAATCCCGTTTCACTCAAGAGGGGAATTGATAAGACTGTTCAAGGTCTGATCGAAGAGCTTCAGAAGAAAGCTAGGCCCGTGAAAGGTCGTGATGACATCAGAG ctGTGGCTTCTATCTCTGCTGGAAATGATGACCTTATAGGGTCAATGATTGCTGATGCCATCGACAAAGTTGGACCTGATGGTGTTTTGTCCATtgaatcttcatcttcttttgagACCACGGTCGAAGTTGAAGAAGGGATGGAG ATTGACAGAGGTTACATCTCGCCTCAGTTTGTTACAAACCCTGAGAAACTACTAGCTGAGTTTGAGAATGCTAGGGTATTGATCACTGATCAGAAGATCACTGCGATCAAAGACATCATCCCTATTTTGGAGAAGACCACTCAGCTTCGTGCTCCGTTGTTGATTATTGCAGAGGATGTTACTGGTGAAGCCTTAGCTACCCTTGTCGTGAACAAGCTTCGTGGTGTCCTCAATGTTGTTGCCGTTAAAGCGCCAGgatttggagaaagaagaaaagccaTGCTTCAAGATATTGCAATCTTGACAG GAGCTGAGTACCTAGCCATGGACATGAGCTTACTGGTTGAAAACGCAACCATAGATCAATTGGGTATTGCCCGAAAAGTCACGATTAGCAAAGATTCGACTACCCTCATTGCAGATGCAGCTTCCAAGGACGAATTACAAGCTCGGATTGCTCAGCTGAAGAAAGAACTATTCGAGACTGATTCTGTGTATGACTCAGAGAAGCTCGCTGAGAGAATTGCGAAGCTATCTGGAGGTGTTGCTGTCATTAAAGTCGGAGCAGCAACTGAAACTGAGCTTGAGGACCGTAAGCTTCGTATCGAGGATGCAAAGAACGCAACATTTGCTGCTATCGAGGAAGGCATAGTTCCAGGTGGTGGTGCTGCTTTGGTGCATCTCTCCACTGTTATTCCCGCCATTAAGGAGACTTTTGAGGATGCTGATGAACGTTTGGGAGCTGACATAGTACAAAAG GCATTGCTGTCACCAGCTGCTCTTATTGCTCAGAACGCTGGAGTTGAAGGAGAAGTTGTTGTGGAAAAGATTATGTTCAGCGATTGGGAGAATGGGTACAACGCAATGACTGATACATATGAGAATCTGTTCGAAGCTGGAGTGATTGATCCGGCTAAAGTGACAAGATGTGCGCTACAGAACGCTGCTTCCGTAGCAGGAATGGTACTGACCACTCAGGCCATTGTTGTTGACAAACCGAAACCCAAGGCtcctgctgctgctgctcctGAGGGTCTCATGGTGtaa